In Anomaloglossus baeobatrachus isolate aAnoBae1 unplaced genomic scaffold, aAnoBae1.hap1 Scaffold_217, whole genome shotgun sequence, a single genomic region encodes these proteins:
- the LOC142261419 gene encoding LOW QUALITY PROTEIN: E3 ubiquitin/ISG15 ligase TRIM25-like (The sequence of the model RefSeq protein was modified relative to this genomic sequence to represent the inferred CDS: deleted 1 base in 1 codon): protein MASADLRDELLCSICLSIFKDPVTLRCGHNFCRVCIDRVLDTQDGSGVYSCPECREEFQERPALMRNINLHNVSERFLVTQQEQEEITGIYCTYCVDSPVPAVRSCLHCEASLCEKHLRAHSKSPEHVLSDPSTSLEKRKCSVHKKILEYYCTEDAACICVYCSAAEHRGHCVVILDEASEKKKKKLRNVLQKLTTKRVKAVERVRSLEEQKRKAQEKAAGEAKRVTALCTDIRRRVDDLEKKVLSEISRQEKEESLSLSALIHQLEIKKDDLSRKMRHIEELCNMTDPLTVLQEPDTGDLCDPEEEGGDEDTGGHDKQLHDGDDLDVAVISDTLHILCEVITGIRSGIYVQDPADILLDVNTAGNHLLISDDLKTATSTQEKQKRPETAERFQCDQVMSRRGFTSGRHYWDVEGSRSWDWSVGMCYPSIDRGGEESLIGNNNKSWSLWRCKNQYSVIHDSEEIQLPNKISSDRFRICLDYEVGQLSFYELCDPIRHLHTFTAAFSEPLHAVLCVFMVYIDDHYVDNWVRIRT from the exons ATGGCGTCTGCTGATCTGAGAgacgagctgctctgctccatctgtttatctatttttaaggatcctgtaacgctgagatgtggacacaacttctgccgggtctgtattgatcgtgtgctggatacacaggacgggtctggagtttattcctgtcctgaatgCAGAGAAGAGTTTCAGGAGCGGCCGGCGCTGATGAGGAACATAAATCTTCATAATGTCTCAGAACGTTTCCTGGTTACTCAGCAAGAACAAGAGGAGATCACCGGGATCTActgcacttactgtgtggactctcctgtacctgctgttagatcctgtctacactgtgaggcttctctgtgtgagaaacacctgagggctcacagcaaatcaccagaacacgtcttatctgatcccagcacttctctggagaaaaggaaatgttctgtccataagaagatcctggaatattactgcaccGAGGACGCAGCTTGTATCTGTGTCTATTGTTCGGCTGCAGAACATCGAGGACACTGTGTGGTGATTCTGGATGAGGCCtcagagaagaaaaagaagaaactgaGAAATGTTCTCCAGAAACTGACCACAAAGAGAGTGAAAGCTGTGGAAAGAGTCCGGAGTCTGGAGGAGCAAAAGAGAAAAGCTCAAGAGAAAGCAGCTGGAGAAGCCAagagagtcactgccctgtgtacagacatcaggagacgggtggacgacctggagaagaaggtcctgagtgagatctccaggcaggaaaaggaagagtcactgtcactgtctgctctgatccatcagctggagataaagaaggacgatctgtccaggaagatgaggcacattgaggagctgtgtaacatgactgatccactgaccgtcttacaggaaccagacaccggggacttgtgtgatcctgaggaggagggaggtgatgaggacacagggggacatgataaacagctccatgatggagatgacctggatgtggctgtgatctcAGACACATTACACATATTATGTGAGGTAATAACAGGTATAAGGAGCGGGATCTATGTGCAggatcctgcagacatattactggatgtaaacacagCGGGTAATCATCtccttatatcagacgacctgaaaactgcgACCAGCACACAAGAGAAGCAGAAacgtccagaaacagcagagagattccagtgtgatcaggtgatgagcaggaggggatttacctcaggacgacattactgggatgtggagggCAGTAGATCATGGGATTGGAGTGTGGGGATGTGTTACCCCAGTATAGACAGG GGGGGAGAAGAGTCACTGATTGGAAATAATAACAAGTCCTGGAGTTTGTGGAGATGTAAGAATCAGTATTCAGTGATACATGACAGTGAAGAGATCCAGTTACCGAACAAGATCTCCAGTGATAGAttcaggatctgtctggattatgaggtcgggcagttgtccttttatgagctgtgtgaccccatcagacacttacacaccttcactgccgccttctccgagccccttcatgctgtATTATGTGTATTTATGGTATATATTGATGATCACTATGTAGATAACTGGGTGAGGATTAGAACATAA